A portion of the Corynebacterium jeikeium genome contains these proteins:
- a CDS encoding ABC transporter ATP-binding protein, which translates to MSQQTQNLSDHVTKPDADSTALLRATDLSVGYRNRTVVSGVNLAIRPGEVHGIIGSNGTGKSSLLRAMAGIVTPSSGQVELLGAPLTKLRAHERATRLAYLPQHTPADAAIDVRTVVALGRYAHHRRRDRFHSSLNSTDHDIVAYALDRVGVTALADRPITGLSGGQRQLVFIAKLLAQQAKVMLFDEPTAALDIGFQLEILELLGELADEGHGIGVVLHDLNLAARSCHRLSVIHNGGLEVTGSAEEVLTPPRIDAIYRISSAVDTDPHTGSVRVTALARARPAD; encoded by the coding sequence GACCACGTCACTAAGCCAGACGCCGATAGCACCGCGCTGCTGCGGGCTACCGACCTCAGTGTCGGTTACCGCAATCGGACCGTCGTAAGTGGCGTGAACCTCGCTATTCGACCTGGCGAGGTCCACGGCATCATCGGTTCCAATGGCACCGGAAAATCCTCCTTGCTCCGTGCTATGGCGGGCATTGTGACACCGAGTTCGGGGCAGGTTGAGCTCCTCGGTGCGCCGCTGACGAAGCTTCGTGCCCACGAACGCGCCACCCGGTTGGCGTACCTGCCGCAGCACACACCGGCCGATGCCGCTATTGACGTTCGAACTGTCGTGGCACTCGGCAGGTACGCGCACCACCGTCGGCGTGACCGTTTCCACAGCTCACTGAACTCCACGGACCACGACATCGTCGCCTATGCCCTCGACCGCGTTGGTGTCACCGCACTCGCCGACCGTCCCATCACGGGTCTGTCCGGCGGGCAGCGGCAATTGGTGTTCATCGCAAAGCTATTGGCACAACAGGCCAAGGTCATGCTTTTCGACGAACCCACTGCGGCCTTGGACATCGGGTTTCAGCTGGAAATCCTCGAGCTGCTCGGCGAGCTTGCCGACGAGGGCCACGGTATCGGAGTCGTCCTTCATGACCTCAACCTCGCGGCCCGCAGCTGCCACCGGCTCAGTGTGATTCACAACGGCGGATTGGAAGTCACTGGTTCCGCCGAAGAAGTGCTGACGCCTCCCCGAATAGATGCGATTTATCGCATCTCCAGCGCTGTCGATACCGATCCACATACCGGTTCGGTGCGAGTGACGGCGTTGGCTCGGGCTCGCCCGGCTGACTGA